A window of Cydia strobilella chromosome 10, ilCydStro3.1, whole genome shotgun sequence genomic DNA:
CTGCTCTGAAAATTAATATAAGGGATAACTTTTAAACATTCTCAAATTGATTATCtgaatttttaagttttatgcgAATAAAGCAAAAAATTCAGTGTTATTATTGTAACATTTCATTTTACTTTAAGGTagagtcgccatcaaatatattaaAGCGGTCAAAATACTCACaaatgtttagatatttttgaggacCTTGGCcactccaatatatctgatggcgactagaCAATTTGACATACCTAGTGACCCTAGTGTATtgattaaatttaaactgtGGGTTCGATTCTCACATTACTAAATCTCTAACAACAAATTAAACAAAGAagtgattttaattatttttagttttagtaaccaaataataatattactttaCGGGCTCTCAAGGCCTCTAACTTGAGGAATGCTAGAATGAGCACTAATCAGAATGGTATAACATTGCCAGATGACGGGGACAGCGGTGGAACCACATGAAGCGGTTCCAAGGAATccacaacaaaattaaaataccaTAGACACTGTGCATTGTCAAATCTTTACTCATAAGTTTGAGAATGGACTAATTATCTGCTGACGTATTTGCACTGagaaataatgagtaaaaaaagtaaatataaacaatatttattttcattaggaTACAATAGagtgttgtatgtatgtaaaatttgaAGTTCTACTCATTATGGACTACtctagaataaaatatattgcaaATACGTCGGCTGCCGAGAATCCTGCTATCTTTAGACAGCATAAGTAGGCACACTTACATTTGACATGATATAAAAACATCTTTGTTTGACCGTCGCTTTTACTGTTTACATGTTAATATAACACTTAAccatatttagaaaaaaatacttgtactATCTATGGACCAGATAACATTAAGATTAGCACCATGTATTTGCACCCAACAAAACAATGCTTCATATGGTTAAATATGTTACTTTATTAGTTCTTTATGAAGCATTGTATTGTCACAATAATTGTTTGTTACATTAATACTTGTATTGTTTGTGATTTTACTGTATTTGGTAAGTTTTACAGTGGAAACGTATGcattttgtgttattttaagcATGCTAGCGAACTAAGTATGTATgtttgatttgaaaaaaaagagcaaaatgaaagaaaaaaaagactAACAAAATAATgaaggaaatgaaaaaataaaacaaataatgggAAAGTAATGCAAAAATAGGAAAAGTAAATGGGAAAGAAATGcagaaataagaaaaaaagtttcaaaatgcaaaaaaaattggaacatgaaaaaataatcatagacaaaaaaaaattaaaaagtatgtgtcaaaaaaaaaagttttatggaCTGATGGAAATGGAAAACACCTTTAGGATAACTGGACATCATGTACAAGGAAAATCACCAACGCTCCAATGCAGTATTAGGGCGAAGGCAATAGGGCAATTGGACCAAGTTTCTAGAACTTTCTGGCTCAGaggtatattaggggaagtggaacattgtgtgttgtgtgtgcaTTTTCTGAGGTGTTGTGGTGTTGTAGATTATGTGCGAGACACGAGCGACACAGATTGCTCCAGCGACAAGGCGGAGTACGAGCCGGTAACGGAGCCCGAGGACGAGGGGCCGCTGGATTGGGACTCGTCAGGGCAGAGCGACGTAAGACATCTTTTTTTACAATAGTCCTACACAGTGGCGTTTGCAACGGGCGTCATTTAGTATTGTTAAACTGACGCCTGTCCCGTGGCAAATTCAACGAATGGGGGAATGGGGCTTTTGCTCCCATTCGTTGAATTTACCACGAGTCAAATGGGGTATCCTGGGCCTGGTGGCATTTTTCCCGTTTTACCGCCCTTTAGTCATCACCCTGAATCTACCCTGTCACTGAGTAGTGAAATGTTTATATCTTTTATTTGTCGTATTTTCttattcaagtgtgttacggctataaggttttttttttttctagaaatagTTTTTGGTTTAGTTAAATCTAGTGATTATGGGAGTTCACAAGATAATTTGATAACTTCATAATTAAACTTGAATCCGAATTTGTATCCAGctttttttaatcataatcatttatttgcacataaaaagggttttacatagatattataaaagttaccaACCAATGATTTATGCCGATTGCAACTAAATTTggagattattattttatttgtattgtttcgTTATTTTTCTTAACCTATGTATGTTCATACTAAACCCTTAACAGGATCAAAACTAAgagcatttttatttattctaaaagTGTAAATGTTGTATTTTCGACTAGCATCCCATCCCCTCTCCCATCTTTACATTCCAGAACGAAATAATAGCGACAAAAGTGATCGAAGTGAGCGTCGGCGACGACGGGGACCTCGAGTTCGCGGACTCGGAGCAGGACGAGTCGGATGGCAGCGACTCCGAGATGGACCTCCACGACTTCTGGGAGTGCGCGCAGTGCCGCGCCGAGAACAACAACCCGCTGTACCGCTACTGCGAGAAGTGTTTCAAGGTGAGACACATTCcatgtttttttaactttgaaCTATCAACGCagtgtactacgtaggcgaacgcgaagcgaagcgatgcggcgcggggtgaatcaatcctttgatacctatagaagtgtcctacgtgggcgatctcgttgcgaacgcgaacgccgtgggcccgccgcgccgcttcgcgttcgcgagttgttggcttacgtaagacgctgcgtaaccCTTTGATCGCCACGCCTGTTAAACCTTAATGTATAAGACGTACGGCCGTGGCCGTCAGAGTTGATAAAAAAGGTGTGCACTCCCAGTGACATCTAGTACCTATAGGAAATTGGGAAACTCAAAATTTATGGGaccaaattagcctcatgcatgaagtttatatttgaacgaaatatgttttattcggatgtttgttaccgttatatcatgttacaaatgcatttccgtttttaaattaccatttaattacttgaaattataaataaaaagtacaaaaaatttcccgcgaaaagctagtgagcgaaacgctcgaaacgccacgtgacgtcacgcgttcgacagattagtgtcattagtagcaaacgtcagttggaccgcccaacgtgtgacgtcatcacgctctgtcgaattcgcgccaaaaattatgagcgtttcaaccgctcaaaaaatttcaacattttaaatattttttaataaaataatgttaggatttacaaaagtatttttatcatttccggtgttccaacgatataaattatgaatccaataataaaaataaattcatgcatggagctaattgttgcTACTGATtacaaaactattttaaaagtttcaagtaaccACTCTGTCATAATAACCttaaaagttttgaatgattcacggttagtttcactagacttatattgaccgggatatagaccgtgattaccttttgtattgtttttgagctcccgatatttcgacgcagttacatgcatcttgtacAAAAGAACACCACAAAAAAAACTCTTCTTCTTGTGTAAAAACAatgcaaaaggtaatcacggtctatatcccggtcaatataagtctagtggaacCTTAAAAGTTTCGTCTTGGGAAATTAACTTGTGAATACTATTATTCATTTTAGTTAAATCCCATTTTTTGGAACTTTACTCAAGAGttgtaaaatttgtttaattgtaAGAAACAACATCATCGTCAGGATCTTAATCTATCTTTTAgatcaggggtcggcaaccttttagcagccaaggaccacatagtagttaacgaaattggcgcgggccgcactttgttaatatttatgactttatcagcaggtattgtcgtttgtcaaaattatataaaaaatagccaaggaggctcgcgggccgcctgttgccgacccctgttTTAGATAAACAGTGTCGAGTGAAAAATATTGTGGTGCATGTAAGAAGTGTGACTTTGTATAAATGGCAGAGACACTGTTAagtcagaaaataaataaagaaacattTTACGTTTCGTAAAGATGTTCTCGTATAATATATGTGTTGAATGTTCGCGAATCGTGAAAGGAACTACGAATGTGTGTGATATACTTGGCTGAGGTATAAAAGATGAAAGGTACTTTTTACACCATGTGGCCTGGATATCGTGAAAGGAACTACGAATGTGTGTGATATACTTGGCTGAGGTATAAAAGATGAAAGGTACTTTTTACACCATCTGGCTTGGACATCGTGAAAGGAACTACGAATGTGTATGATATACTTGGCTGAGGTATAAAAGATGAAAGGTACTTTTTACACCATCTGGCCTGGACTAAGTTAGTCTCAATGGTAAGTTTCTAAAAAACGCGGCTGTCACACTGATTCAACCCCGCACGCCGCGTCGGTGTGTGAGCAAGACAGCACATCATGCCCATaaatatacaccgtgttttttgtattatttccgttaatttcaagggtgcattcctgataataatcaatcaataatcaataatttatttttatttgataatgcccctacgagcgtgtacacttgccttagggcttgtttacatattgattagtgtttagtacgagtttATACAATTGTTACTAAACGTAAGTATTGTCTCGGACAATCGATGTTCAAAATGGCATTgatataaatagtaatttttccacttttaaatttattctacgcttaatagcatcgttcgcagacgtttctgcttgttaaaaatgtgTTTAACATCGACGCTCAAGGCAatgcggccgaggcacgtctacataGACCaagctgcttcgcgcggcaatttcctcgcgaggcggctcgttctgtgtggacccgcctaATGATGATATTTCCACACTTTGTAACTGTAAATGGCgtgcagagttaacttggtccGACTCTGAACCTGCTGTAGGTACGGATATGGTGGTCGCACTTTTATCCTCTGTCATGCGTAACGCTCGCACTCGATAAAATGACCAGACATCCACGATGATAGTGCAACCATCTTAGGTGCGCTATACtattaaacaaattaatgtATCGTTTTTTGGTGTATTCCCGTCTGTCCCCGCtgggcacagatgggaataggcgCTACATACAAAtcattcccatctgtgcccgcCTCTTGTATGGGGGCGGccacaaatgggaatacaccgttTTTTACAGAAAATTCTTCTAcagaataaatgaaaataaattgaagTGTTAGATATCCCAATATgaggaaattaataataatcagaaaaaaatacagttcTAAATTTTGTCAatcaagcagatacgtctgcgaatgatattaaaattttaaataaaggaCAAAGAATGAATGGAAATATTTGCACACTTCTGGTAagcttcggtagctcagttggttaagagcaaTCGGACCAGTGTTCcgaaaggtcgcaagttcgaatcttgcccgaagcggtgaatttttcctttaataattaaaattttctcgtcTAAAATTCTTTGCAAATTAAAACAATctttaaatttaatacatttttatgtcccaaaaatttactaaattaaatattatatctgCCAAATATAACAAGAAAAATGTTTTATCAAAACTGTCTGcaacaaatatataatatatctaataAATAACTATCCATGTACTAAACATTTTAATCCAATTCTAGGTACGTAAAAACTTCTTCCCGCCGAGGCCGAGAAAAAACAAGCGTAAGCGAGTATCTGACGTTCCGCGAACTAGCTCGGTCGATTCCGGCGTCGAATTCGCCTTTAACAGCCAGGAGAGTCTATCCCAGGCCACT
This region includes:
- the LOC134744825 gene encoding E3 ubiquitin-protein ligase Mdm2-like isoform X1 encodes the protein MGKKCRNKKKSFKMQKKLEHEKIIIDKKKLKSMCQKKKFYGLMEMENTFRITGHHVQGKSPTLQCSIRAKAIGQLDQVSRTFWLRGILGEVEHCVLCVHFLRCCGVVDYVRDTSDTDCSSDKAEYEPVTEPEDEGPLDWDSSGQSDNEIIATKVIEVSVGDDGDLEFADSEQDESDGSDSEMDLHDFWECAQCRAENNNPLYRYCEKCFKVRKNFFPPRPRKNKRKRVSDVPRTSSVDSGVEFAFNSQESLSQATDHDSQVTNSQGTNSQVTDIQVTDSQATDLSQPGSSQTELSQPESQGTSSTPILGRLLKRRAESADRNNKRMRIDYSDSDSDDEPRCRKAKSADPEVAPLIKTTSDPSLTIDDSVKLTKKAIINSIKDKFDNENLCIICYAEPKSAVFVHGRIAHICCCYECANKVWRKAKRCPQCNCKVSNVLRVL
- the LOC134744825 gene encoding E3 ubiquitin-protein ligase Mdm2-like isoform X2 codes for the protein MGKKCRNKKKSFKMQKKLEHEKIIIDKKKLKSMCQKKKFYGLMEMENTFRITGHHVQGKSPTLQCSIRAKAIGQLDQVSRTFWLRGILGEVEHCVLCVHFLRCCGVVDYVRDTSDTDCSSDKAEYEPVTEPEDEGPLDWDSSGQSDNEIIATKVIEVSVGDDGDLEFADSEQDESDGSDSEMDLHDFWECAQCRAENNNPLYRYCEKCFKVRKNFFPPRPRKNKRKRVSDVPRTSSVDSGVEFAFNSQESLSQATDHDSQVTDIQVTDSQATDLSQPGSSQTELSQPESQGTSSTPILGRLLKRRAESADRNNKRMRIDYSDSDSDDEPRCRKAKSADPEVAPLIKTTSDPSLTIDDSVKLTKKAIINSIKDKFDNENLCIICYAEPKSAVFVHGRIAHICCCYECANKVWRKAKRCPQCNCKVSNVLRVL